A section of the Streptomyces sp. NBC_01363 genome encodes:
- a CDS encoding PLP-dependent cysteine synthase family protein, with product MNIPSYAPAPTSARGPSGLVGRTPVLWIGEPFADAGRGFWAKLEGANPGGIKDRPGLHMVARARERGDLVHGAPVIESSSGTLGLGLALAGIAFGHPVTVVSDPGLEPGIRRALVAYGARVETVTTAHPVGGWQQARREKVAELLTGTPGAWCPDQYNNPDNVAAYAPLAAELVAQLGRVDVLVASVGTGGHSAGVSAALRRTFPDLALIGVDSTRSTIFGQPAGPRLMRGLGSSIHPGNVAYPAFTEVHWVAPAEAVRSCRSLARHHYASGGWSVGAVAMVAGWAARTCPAGTRIAAIFPDGPHRYLDTIYNDGWCHGHSLLDPPVPLPDEPDEITDPGERTVTSWTRCRTVTGPAVVPAVLAGAR from the coding sequence ATGAACATCCCCTCGTACGCCCCTGCCCCGACATCTGCCCGTGGACCTTCCGGTCTGGTGGGCCGCACGCCGGTGCTGTGGATCGGTGAACCCTTCGCCGACGCCGGCCGTGGTTTCTGGGCCAAGCTCGAAGGCGCCAACCCGGGCGGCATCAAGGACCGCCCCGGCCTGCACATGGTGGCCCGCGCCCGGGAGCGCGGCGATCTGGTCCACGGTGCGCCGGTCATCGAATCCTCCAGCGGCACCCTGGGACTGGGCCTGGCCCTGGCCGGGATCGCCTTCGGACATCCGGTCACCGTGGTCTCCGACCCCGGACTCGAGCCGGGAATCCGCCGGGCGCTGGTCGCCTACGGCGCCCGCGTCGAGACCGTCACCACCGCGCACCCGGTGGGCGGCTGGCAGCAGGCCCGGCGCGAGAAGGTGGCCGAACTGCTCACCGGAACTCCCGGAGCGTGGTGCCCCGACCAGTACAACAACCCCGACAACGTGGCGGCCTACGCCCCGTTGGCCGCCGAACTCGTCGCGCAACTGGGCCGCGTCGACGTCCTGGTCGCTTCCGTCGGAACCGGCGGCCACTCCGCGGGGGTCTCGGCCGCGCTGCGCCGGACGTTCCCGGACCTGGCGCTGATCGGCGTGGACTCGACCCGTTCGACGATCTTCGGGCAGCCGGCCGGGCCGCGGCTGATGCGCGGGCTGGGTTCCAGCATCCACCCGGGCAATGTCGCCTACCCGGCATTCACCGAGGTCCACTGGGTGGCCCCGGCCGAGGCGGTCCGCTCCTGCCGGTCGCTGGCCCGCCACCACTACGCCTCGGGCGGCTGGAGCGTCGGCGCGGTCGCGATGGTCGCCGGATGGGCCGCCCGCACCTGCCCCGCCGGAACAAGGATCGCCGCGATCTTTCCCGACGGACCCCATCGCTATCTCGACACCATCTACAACGACGGCTGGTGCCACGGCCACAGCCTCCTGGACCCCCCGGTGCCGCTGCCGGACGAGCCGGACGAGATCACCGACCCGGGCGAGCGCACCGTGACGTCCTGGACGCGTTGCCGAACGGTCACCGGCCCGGCCGTCGTCCCTGCCGTACTGGCGGGTGCCCGGTGA
- a CDS encoding SAV_915 family protein: MNDNQCAEDPDPLQPNRTGGLFVPVRSGPAGHCVRLFRTPLGARTAVAFTHERQLLLTLGQRQTWIRLSEPAVRALVAPLGVVDLVIDPLLAVPGPGAASSARLTRRTAPAPQRERRPVRNLRAVDVVRAAGTQSLSPASTS; this comes from the coding sequence ATGAACGACAACCAGTGTGCCGAGGACCCCGACCCCCTTCAACCGAACCGGACCGGAGGACTGTTCGTTCCGGTCCGGTCGGGGCCCGCGGGCCACTGCGTCCGCCTCTTCCGTACGCCTCTCGGTGCACGTACCGCCGTCGCCTTCACCCACGAGCGGCAGCTGCTCCTCACCCTCGGGCAGCGGCAGACCTGGATCCGGCTGTCCGAGCCGGCGGTACGCGCGCTCGTCGCGCCGTTGGGGGTCGTCGATCTCGTCATCGACCCGCTGCTCGCTGTCCCGGGTCCCGGTGCCGCCTCCTCCGCGCGGCTCACCCGCCGCACGGCCCCCGCGCCACAACGCGAGCGCCGGCCGGTCCGGAATCTGCGAGCGGTCGATGTGGTCCGCGCGGCCGGAACACAGTCGTTGTCTCCTGCATCAACCTCTTGA
- the lysA gene encoding diaminopimelate decarboxylase: MTTTLPGPSAPTPAPTVPHAAPVPPGNAAGLSVWPASARLTSRDDVAVAGVSLVEAAERFGTPVYLLDEGEVRERCRTYLRSFPDTDVVYAAKAFLCRALLRWVQEEGLGLDVCSAGELEFAVTTGFPPERIVLHGNAKSPDDLDAALRLGVGRIVIDSAWEIARLSALVPDGARQKVLVRVVPGVSAGSHAAIRTGTDDQKFGLSITDGSAQHAVARILDQPRLELVGLHCHIGSQITTVKPYLTALRRVVGLLAQIRHQHGIVLPELDLGGGHAVAYRPGETALDIPSLGARVRRELATSCSAAGLPVPRLTVEPGRALVGPAGVALYRVLAVKRTGDRIFVAVDGGMSDNPRPALYGVRYAPRLIGRRSTAEPCTATVVGRHCEAGDVLAADVTMPGDIRPGDLVAVPVAGAYHLSMASSYNAVGRPPVVAVADGRARLLVRRESLADINGRDVGL; this comes from the coding sequence ATGACCACAACACTTCCCGGGCCGTCGGCTCCGACGCCCGCACCGACCGTGCCCCACGCGGCCCCCGTGCCGCCCGGCAACGCGGCAGGCCTGTCCGTCTGGCCCGCTTCGGCGCGGCTCACCTCCCGCGACGATGTCGCGGTGGCAGGCGTCTCCCTCGTGGAGGCGGCCGAGCGGTTCGGCACACCGGTCTATCTCCTGGACGAGGGCGAGGTGCGGGAACGCTGCCGCACCTATCTGCGGTCCTTCCCGGACACCGATGTCGTCTACGCGGCGAAGGCATTCCTCTGCCGTGCCCTCCTGCGCTGGGTGCAGGAGGAGGGCCTCGGCCTGGACGTCTGCTCCGCGGGCGAGCTGGAGTTCGCCGTGACGACCGGCTTCCCGCCCGAGCGCATCGTGCTGCACGGCAACGCCAAGAGTCCGGACGACCTGGACGCCGCGCTGCGCCTGGGCGTCGGGCGGATCGTCATCGACAGCGCGTGGGAGATCGCCCGGCTCTCCGCGCTCGTCCCGGACGGCGCCCGCCAGAAGGTGCTGGTGCGTGTGGTTCCGGGTGTGAGCGCGGGCAGTCACGCCGCGATCCGCACCGGCACGGACGACCAGAAGTTCGGGCTGTCGATCACCGACGGGAGCGCTCAGCACGCCGTCGCGCGGATCCTCGACCAGCCACGGCTGGAACTCGTCGGACTGCACTGCCACATCGGTTCGCAGATCACCACCGTCAAGCCCTACCTGACCGCGCTGCGACGGGTCGTCGGGCTGCTCGCCCAGATCCGCCACCAGCACGGAATCGTCCTGCCGGAGCTGGACCTCGGCGGCGGGCACGCGGTCGCCTACCGGCCGGGCGAGACCGCGCTCGACATACCGTCCCTCGGCGCCCGCGTCCGCCGGGAACTGGCCACGAGCTGCAGCGCGGCCGGCCTCCCCGTCCCCCGGCTCACCGTCGAGCCCGGCCGTGCGCTGGTCGGGCCCGCGGGTGTGGCGCTCTACCGGGTGCTCGCGGTGAAGCGGACCGGCGACCGGATCTTCGTGGCCGTGGACGGCGGAATGAGCGACAACCCGAGGCCCGCCCTGTACGGCGTACGTTACGCGCCCCGGCTCATCGGCCGGCGCTCGACGGCCGAGCCCTGCACGGCGACCGTCGTCGGCCGGCATTGCGAGGCGGGCGATGTGCTCGCCGCCGATGTGACCATGCCCGGCGACATCCGCCCCGGGGACCTGGTGGCCGTCCCGGTCGCGGGCGCCTACCACCTGTCCATGGCATCCAGTTACAACGCGGTCGGCCGCCCGCCGGTGGTCGCCGTCGCGGACGGCCGCGCGCGGCTACTGGTCCGCCGCGAATCCCTCGCCGACATCAACGGCCGCGACGTCGGTCTCTGA
- a CDS encoding DUF4118 domain-containing protein — protein MSGFPLRDSMAVAAALVCPPAVAGLLVPFRTDLTSTNTALILVVVVVAVAAIGNRVAGALAALSAAVWFDFFLTVPYQRFTIDKGDDIQTAVLLLVVGLVVSQLAARARRLRVVAITDAGHLATIHDTAQLAQSTNSPDAVVDHVRGELTRLLGLKGCRFEYGTLLGHPPRLEQDGDVVVGRRTWDMARRGWPQEEVELRAIGNGHYYGRFMLTPTPGAEPASLQARLVAVTLADQAGAAMATTGPKGHG, from the coding sequence ATGTCCGGTTTCCCCCTGCGGGACAGCATGGCCGTGGCCGCCGCCCTGGTCTGCCCGCCCGCCGTCGCCGGGCTGCTGGTGCCTTTCCGTACGGACCTCACCAGCACCAACACGGCACTGATCCTCGTCGTGGTCGTCGTGGCGGTCGCCGCCATCGGGAACCGGGTGGCCGGCGCGCTCGCGGCGCTTTCGGCCGCCGTCTGGTTCGACTTCTTCCTCACCGTGCCGTACCAACGCTTCACCATCGACAAAGGCGACGACATCCAGACGGCCGTGCTGCTCCTGGTGGTCGGCCTGGTCGTCTCGCAGCTGGCGGCGCGGGCCCGACGGCTGCGGGTGGTCGCCATCACCGACGCGGGTCACCTGGCCACGATCCACGACACCGCTCAGCTGGCGCAGTCCACGAATTCCCCCGACGCGGTGGTCGACCATGTCCGGGGCGAGCTGACCCGGCTGCTCGGGCTGAAGGGCTGCCGGTTCGAGTACGGAACGCTGCTGGGGCACCCGCCGCGGCTGGAACAGGACGGCGACGTGGTCGTCGGGCGGCGTACATGGGACATGGCACGGAGGGGCTGGCCGCAGGAGGAGGTCGAGTTGCGCGCGATCGGCAACGGCCACTACTACGGCAGGTTCATGCTCACGCCGACGCCCGGCGCGGAACCCGCCTCGTTGCAGGCGAGGCTGGTGGCGGTGACCCTGGCCGACCAGGCGGGGGCGGCCATGGCGACGACCGGCCCGAAGGGACACGGCTGA
- a CDS encoding S8 family serine peptidase, giving the protein MAMKSRRSRHAALAAVVLAGTLAAAPAAADASAPDPSQRVLVELSGNPAVTAAPGGSLLSAEAARGVGAARRALDARQETFLGSARHAGLHPSATRKLGLLIDAVAMTVPASEVGRLSSLPGVTAVRPDTRVLTKTDASVPLIGAPGVWQRKDPAGRRVTGRGTTVAILDSGVDYTHPDLGGGLGKGHKVVGGHDFVNGDEDPMDDNGHGTHVAGIVAGRAAGKGGVTGVAPGADLLAYKVMDADGSGYTSDIIAGIEAASDPANPHRADVINMSLGGPGDGTDPLGRAATAAVRAGVVVVAAAGNDGPGAGTVNSPGTADGVVSVGASTSNLRLPSAYLAGRKPELIQSYRGILSANPPERPVTAPLVDVGEGTAEDWKRVGDVRGKIVRGQLLVAADARYLTASAVEWAQEAEKRGAIAVLAGLPSNDGPVFVAGAPGEVRPPEVNPEPGVAQAPASPARIDASGDSLRMDRLVVMGVDSTQYTELSARLAAGKVSVTLRGTDTTDRIASFSSRGPSQDFGLKPDLVAPGVEIRSTVPKSLYGPGQYRMSGTSMAAPHVAGAAALLRQLHPGRTPAEIKAELIGTAKPLSGTGPTTQGSGRLDVAAAASATVSASPASVSFGLADLSRRHVGGTAKVTLRNSGKRPVTASLRTDGPATVSPKRVTVPPGRTATVTVSLRVARPAADTGISGRLTATPDRGPAIGVPYLLAVRHLAVQAAPDPSDGHSTVHIAAPTRLAAPPVVTVTPPHGKAVQYASTLDPANGYYRAEVTGGVAGAYRVSVRGTAGTGQRLTGAGAFEVTPVDSRGDRWQPAGPNSEAGAVALSSSRPKQAVLTQYQKAAPWLTTDNGASWRQLGRLPVADGTGPLVVDARNPDRWWYAVNSVHDGSRRGAVLRTDDNGRTWRTLDVPDTRIAALAADERTRTLVAVTSDALLVSTDAGDHWTTYPTGVTGAITAAVITGDTLYMTTYHGVWARSGIGSGAPGDARLLFAPSDGTVGGPAADSSVVAVYVTGRGVVGSHDGGKTWTTLLPMTEGGLRLTVSGDDLYLSTLSGHGRLSRDHGRTWTEVAGPSRAAVPVDYDRWADGSVTVSSEQDGLYRGAADGTGYRRIGVQGLTVNDLAVSDGHLLAATDSAVFRTALPVANPEWGRSGGEGRRGVGVPQLAVSAKDPKVIWKVRRTAFGAFTVERSGDGGATWEKRGSSAEVPTALLVHPADPNRVMVGFRSLLGEGLFATSDGGATWKNLYHDRSFGTIVGDPANPLRLWLGNTDGLYRSDDGGVTVSKVADGPVTAIDLDGRRLVIGGESVRVSTDGGRTFRTADTGALAIHVSDLLRVKDTLYAATTSSRDSGLLQGGRGVLRSTDRGLSWHNISTGLQNTDTTKLAASPDGRTLYVGTIDGGVHRLDLRH; this is encoded by the coding sequence ATGGCAATGAAGTCACGAAGATCGCGTCATGCCGCTCTCGCCGCCGTTGTTCTCGCCGGCACGTTGGCGGCGGCACCGGCCGCCGCCGACGCGTCCGCGCCCGACCCGTCGCAACGAGTGCTCGTCGAACTGTCCGGGAATCCCGCGGTCACCGCCGCGCCCGGTGGATCGCTGCTGTCCGCCGAGGCCGCCCGCGGCGTCGGCGCCGCCCGCCGCGCGCTCGACGCCCGGCAGGAGACCTTCCTCGGCTCGGCGAGGCACGCCGGGCTGCACCCCTCGGCGACCCGCAAACTGGGCCTGCTCATCGATGCCGTGGCGATGACGGTGCCCGCGTCCGAGGTGGGGCGGCTGTCCTCGCTGCCGGGCGTCACCGCGGTCCGCCCCGACACCCGCGTGCTGACGAAGACGGACGCGAGCGTCCCGCTGATCGGCGCACCCGGCGTCTGGCAGCGCAAGGACCCCGCCGGAAGGCGCGTCACCGGCAGGGGGACCACCGTCGCGATCCTGGACAGCGGGGTGGACTACACCCACCCCGACCTGGGTGGCGGCCTCGGCAAGGGCCACAAGGTCGTCGGCGGGCACGACTTCGTCAACGGCGACGAGGACCCGATGGACGACAACGGCCACGGCACCCACGTCGCCGGCATCGTCGCGGGCAGGGCCGCCGGGAAGGGCGGCGTCACCGGCGTGGCCCCCGGCGCGGATCTGCTGGCCTACAAGGTGATGGACGCCGACGGCTCCGGCTACACCTCGGACATCATCGCCGGGATCGAGGCGGCCTCCGATCCGGCCAACCCGCACCGCGCCGATGTCATCAACATGAGCCTCGGCGGCCCCGGCGACGGAACCGACCCGCTGGGCCGCGCCGCGACCGCGGCCGTACGAGCCGGTGTGGTCGTGGTGGCCGCGGCCGGCAACGACGGACCGGGCGCGGGGACGGTCAACAGTCCCGGCACGGCCGACGGTGTGGTCTCGGTCGGCGCGTCGACGAGCAATCTGCGGCTGCCCAGCGCCTATCTGGCGGGCCGGAAGCCCGAGTTGATCCAGAGTTACCGCGGGATCCTGTCCGCGAACCCGCCGGAGCGGCCCGTCACGGCACCGCTCGTCGATGTCGGCGAGGGCACCGCCGAGGACTGGAAGCGGGTCGGCGACGTACGCGGAAAGATCGTGCGGGGGCAGCTGCTCGTCGCCGCCGACGCCCGGTACCTGACGGCGAGCGCCGTGGAGTGGGCGCAGGAGGCGGAGAAGCGTGGCGCGATCGCCGTGCTGGCCGGGCTCCCCTCCAACGACGGCCCGGTGTTCGTCGCCGGAGCACCGGGAGAGGTCCGGCCGCCGGAGGTGAACCCCGAGCCGGGAGTGGCCCAGGCGCCGGCATCGCCCGCGCGGATCGACGCCTCCGGCGACTCGCTGCGCATGGACCGCCTGGTGGTCATGGGCGTCGACTCGACCCAGTACACGGAGTTGAGCGCCCGGCTCGCCGCCGGGAAGGTGTCGGTGACGCTGCGCGGCACCGACACCACCGACCGGATCGCCTCGTTCTCCTCACGCGGTCCCTCCCAGGACTTCGGTCTGAAGCCCGATCTGGTCGCACCGGGCGTGGAGATCCGCTCCACCGTGCCCAAGTCGTTGTACGGGCCCGGCCAGTACCGCATGTCGGGCACGTCGATGGCGGCCCCGCACGTCGCCGGTGCCGCGGCCCTGCTGCGCCAGCTGCACCCCGGCCGGACGCCCGCCGAGATCAAGGCCGAACTGATCGGCACCGCGAAGCCGCTGAGCGGCACCGGGCCCACGACGCAGGGCTCGGGCAGACTCGATGTGGCCGCGGCCGCCTCCGCCACGGTCAGCGCCTCACCGGCCTCGGTTTCGTTCGGGCTCGCCGATCTGTCCCGGCGTCACGTCGGCGGCACCGCGAAGGTGACGCTGCGGAACTCCGGCAAACGCCCGGTCACGGCCTCGCTGCGGACCGACGGTCCGGCCACCGTCTCGCCGAAGCGGGTCACCGTACCGCCCGGGAGGACCGCGACCGTCACGGTCTCGCTGCGCGTCGCCCGGCCCGCTGCCGACACCGGGATCAGCGGCCGTCTCACGGCGACTCCCGACCGGGGACCGGCGATCGGGGTGCCCTATCTGCTCGCCGTCCGGCATCTGGCCGTCCAGGCCGCGCCCGACCCGAGCGACGGCCACTCGACCGTGCACATCGCCGCGCCGACCCGGCTGGCCGCACCGCCGGTCGTCACCGTCACCCCGCCGCACGGCAAGGCCGTCCAGTACGCCTCCACCCTCGATCCGGCCAACGGCTACTACCGGGCCGAGGTGACCGGCGGCGTGGCCGGTGCCTACCGGGTCTCGGTACGCGGCACCGCAGGCACCGGACAGCGGCTCACCGGCGCCGGCGCCTTCGAGGTCACCCCGGTCGACAGTCGCGGGGACCGCTGGCAGCCGGCCGGCCCCAACAGCGAGGCCGGTGCCGTCGCCCTCTCGTCGAGCCGGCCGAAGCAGGCCGTCCTCACCCAGTACCAGAAGGCGGCTCCCTGGCTGACCACCGACAACGGCGCCTCCTGGCGCCAGTTGGGCCGGCTGCCGGTCGCGGACGGCACGGGGCCGCTCGTGGTGGACGCGAGGAATCCCGACCGCTGGTGGTACGCGGTGAACAGCGTCCACGACGGCAGTCGCCGGGGCGCTGTCCTGCGCACCGATGACAACGGCCGTACCTGGCGCACACTCGACGTCCCGGACACCCGCATCGCGGCGCTCGCCGCCGATGAACGGACCCGCACCCTGGTCGCGGTCACCTCGGACGCCCTGCTGGTCAGCACGGACGCGGGCGACCACTGGACGACGTATCCGACCGGTGTCACCGGCGCCATCACTGCCGCCGTCATCACCGGTGACACCCTCTACATGACGACGTATCACGGCGTCTGGGCCCGCTCCGGCATCGGCTCGGGCGCCCCCGGCGACGCCCGTCTGCTCTTCGCCCCGTCCGACGGAACCGTCGGCGGGCCGGCCGCCGACTCCTCGGTCGTGGCGGTGTACGTCACGGGCCGGGGCGTCGTCGGTTCCCATGACGGCGGGAAGACCTGGACCACCTTGCTGCCCATGACGGAGGGCGGCCTGCGCCTGACCGTCTCGGGTGACGACCTGTACCTGAGCACGCTGTCCGGCCACGGCCGTCTCAGCCGCGACCACGGGCGCACGTGGACCGAGGTCGCCGGGCCGTCGCGCGCGGCGGTCCCGGTGGACTACGACCGCTGGGCCGACGGTTCCGTCACCGTCTCCAGTGAGCAGGACGGTCTCTACCGGGGTGCCGCGGACGGCACCGGGTACCGGCGGATCGGCGTCCAGGGACTGACCGTCAACGATCTCGCGGTCAGCGACGGCCATCTGCTCGCCGCCACCGACAGCGCGGTCTTCCGGACCGCCCTTCCCGTCGCGAACCCGGAGTGGGGCCGGTCGGGCGGCGAGGGCAGGAGGGGCGTCGGCGTCCCGCAACTCGCCGTGTCGGCCAAGGATCCGAAGGTGATCTGGAAGGTCCGGCGCACCGCGTTCGGCGCGTTCACCGTCGAGCGCAGCGGGGACGGCGGTGCCACCTGGGAGAAGAGGGGCAGTTCGGCGGAGGTGCCGACGGCGCTGCTGGTCCACCCCGCCGACCCGAACCGGGTGATGGTCGGCTTCCGGAGCCTTCTGGGCGAGGGGCTGTTCGCCACCAGCGACGGGGGCGCGACGTGGAAGAACCTCTACCACGACCGCTCCTTCGGCACCATCGTGGGCGATCCGGCAAATCCGCTGCGCCTGTGGCTCGGCAACACCGACGGTCTCTACCGTTCGGACGACGGCGGGGTGACCGTCAGCAAGGTCGCCGACGGCCCGGTGACCGCGATCGACCTCGACGGACGGCGTCTCGTCATCGGCGGCGAGAGCGTCCGCGTCAGTACCGACGGCGGCCGGACCTTCCGCACCGCGGACACCGGTGCTCTCGCGATCCATGTCTCCGACCTGCTCCGGGTGAAGGACACGTTGTACGCGGCCACCACCAGCTCCCGGGACAGCGGCCTGCTGCAAGGCGGCCGCGGCGTACTGCGCAGCACCGACCGCGGTCTGAGCTGGCACAACATCTCCACCGGCCTGCAGAACACCGACACCACCAAACTGGCCGCGAGTCCGGACGGCCGCACGCTCTACGTCGGCACCATCGACGGCGGCGTGCACCGTCTCGACCTGCGCCACTGA
- a CDS encoding helix-turn-helix domain-containing protein: MTPETSQLTAAGIDPFDESVYRAVLTRRTAAPAELTADLGCSAERVARALDRLRDHGLVGRLAGARRRYAAIEPGAAVEALVRARSNELERVRSAAGELSRLFAAARTGTTDEDEVEITTGSEALGRWFVRLQQEAHEDVMTLDRPPYALTTSNPVEATALGRGVRYRAVYAPEALEWPGVLDDIRELVRHGEQARVLPGLGIKLAIADRRLALMPLSLDLDDVRAAVIRPSTLLDALTGYWEMCWKQAVPLNAPAEDPLGEEDRLVLTLLVSGLKDEAIARQLGWSVRTMRRRISRLHDLLGAANRFQAGVIAARRGWL; the protein is encoded by the coding sequence ATGACTCCCGAGACGTCACAACTCACCGCGGCAGGCATCGATCCGTTCGACGAGAGCGTCTACCGCGCTGTCCTGACCCGGCGGACGGCGGCGCCCGCCGAACTCACCGCGGACCTCGGCTGTTCGGCCGAGCGTGTCGCCAGGGCCCTGGACCGGCTCCGCGACCACGGGCTGGTCGGCCGGCTCGCGGGCGCCCGCCGCCGGTACGCCGCGATCGAGCCGGGGGCCGCCGTCGAGGCCCTGGTACGGGCCAGGAGCAATGAGCTGGAGAGGGTCCGTTCGGCGGCCGGCGAACTGTCCCGGCTGTTCGCCGCCGCGCGCACCGGCACGACCGACGAGGACGAGGTGGAGATCACCACCGGCAGCGAGGCACTCGGCCGCTGGTTCGTCCGCCTTCAGCAGGAGGCCCACGAGGACGTGATGACCCTGGACCGGCCGCCGTACGCCCTGACCACCTCCAACCCGGTGGAGGCGACGGCGCTCGGCCGCGGCGTACGGTACCGCGCGGTCTACGCCCCCGAGGCCCTGGAATGGCCGGGCGTCCTCGACGACATCCGCGAGCTGGTCCGGCACGGCGAACAGGCCCGTGTCCTGCCCGGACTCGGCATCAAACTAGCCATCGCCGACCGCAGGCTCGCCCTGATGCCGCTCTCCCTCGACCTCGACGACGTCCGTGCCGCGGTGATCCGCCCGTCCACCCTGCTGGACGCCCTCACCGGCTACTGGGAGATGTGCTGGAAGCAGGCCGTGCCCCTCAACGCCCCCGCGGAGGACCCCCTCGGCGAGGAGGACCGACTCGTACTCACCCTCCTGGTCAGCGGCCTCAAGGACGAGGCGATAGCCCGTCAGCTCGGCTGGTCCGTCCGCACCATGCGCCGTCGCATCAGCCGCCTGCACGACCTTCTCGGCGCCGCCAACCGCTTCCAGGCCGGTGTGATCGCGGCCCGCCGCGGCTGGCTGTGA
- a CDS encoding prolyl oligopeptidase family protein yields the protein MRCVIDEDPYLWLEDIEGGAALEWVAERNAETAAALAADAGFASLKESLREVLDASDRIPYTVRRGALLYNFWRDAGHARGVWRRTTLEQYRKDSPEWEVLLDVDALAAAEDEKWVWAGARVRRPDHDRALVCLSRDGGDAVVVREYDLATRAFVDGGFQVAEAKTRIGWTDTDTVFIGTDFGPGSLTEAGYPRTVRKWRRGTPLEEATQVFEAGTGDVAAWAWHDTTPGFERDFVARWLDFFRSEMFLLTPDDTLVRIDVPEDASAYAHRRHLIVTLKSDWLGQPAGSLLAFDFDAFLAGDRTAEVLFTPDERTALSGHHWTRHHLILETMRDVSTRIEVLAPAPEGGWDRSPLADVPALSAVTVVDTDPDVSDEYFLDVSGFLQPSTLHHGRIGADSEILKQAPARFDTTGLAVEQYFATSPDGTRVPYFVIGPAHSADGPGPALLYGYGGFEVSLTPSYDAVTGRAWLERGGTYVIANIRGGGEYGPDWHQAALGADRPRAYEDFAAVAEDLVARGITTPAMLGATGGSNGGLLMGAMLSRYPHLFGAIVVQVPLLDMLRFHKLLAGASWMAEYGNPDTEADRPHLRAISPYHQFTADRVYPPVLLTTSTRDDRVHPGHARKAAARLRELGHPVLFHENTGGGHAGASDNEQSAHNEALVHTFLWQHLAPPVRSATG from the coding sequence ATGCGGTGTGTGATTGATGAAGATCCGTACCTGTGGCTGGAAGACATCGAGGGCGGGGCCGCGCTCGAATGGGTGGCCGAGCGGAACGCCGAGACGGCGGCGGCACTGGCCGCCGACGCCGGATTCGCCTCCCTGAAGGAGAGCCTGAGGGAGGTGCTGGACGCCTCGGACCGTATCCCCTACACCGTCCGTCGCGGAGCGTTGCTCTACAACTTCTGGCGGGACGCCGGGCACGCGCGTGGTGTGTGGCGGCGTACGACGCTGGAGCAGTACCGCAAGGATTCTCCTGAGTGGGAGGTCCTTCTCGACGTCGACGCGCTCGCCGCGGCGGAGGACGAGAAGTGGGTGTGGGCGGGGGCGCGAGTGCGCCGGCCCGATCACGACCGGGCGCTGGTGTGCCTGTCGCGCGACGGTGGTGATGCCGTCGTGGTCCGTGAGTACGACCTCGCCACCCGGGCCTTCGTCGACGGTGGGTTCCAGGTGGCGGAGGCGAAGACGCGCATCGGGTGGACCGACACCGACACCGTCTTCATCGGAACGGACTTCGGGCCGGGCTCACTGACCGAAGCCGGCTATCCGCGCACGGTCCGCAAGTGGCGGCGCGGCACGCCCCTGGAGGAAGCCACTCAGGTCTTCGAGGCCGGGACGGGAGATGTGGCGGCCTGGGCCTGGCACGACACCACACCCGGCTTCGAGCGGGACTTCGTCGCCCGGTGGCTGGACTTCTTCCGCAGCGAGATGTTCCTGCTGACCCCCGACGACACGCTCGTCAGGATCGACGTTCCCGAGGACGCCAGTGCCTACGCCCATCGCCGGCATCTGATCGTCACCCTGAAGTCCGACTGGCTCGGACAGCCGGCGGGTTCCCTGCTGGCGTTCGACTTCGACGCCTTCCTCGCGGGCGACCGCACGGCGGAGGTGCTGTTCACCCCGGACGAGCGGACGGCTCTGTCCGGGCACCACTGGACCCGTCACCATCTGATCCTGGAGACGATGCGCGACGTCAGCACCCGCATCGAGGTCCTCGCTCCCGCTCCGGAAGGCGGATGGGATCGCAGCCCGCTCGCGGACGTCCCGGCGTTGTCCGCCGTCACGGTCGTGGACACGGACCCGGACGTCTCCGACGAGTACTTCCTGGACGTGTCGGGGTTCTTGCAGCCGTCCACCCTCCACCACGGGCGGATCGGCGCCGACTCGGAGATCCTCAAGCAGGCTCCGGCCCGCTTCGACACGACCGGTCTGGCGGTCGAGCAGTACTTCGCGACCTCCCCTGACGGTACGCGGGTGCCGTACTTCGTGATCGGCCCCGCCCATTCCGCCGACGGCCCCGGCCCCGCCCTGCTCTACGGCTACGGCGGCTTCGAGGTCTCCCTGACCCCCTCCTACGACGCCGTGACGGGCCGGGCGTGGCTGGAGCGCGGCGGCACCTACGTGATCGCGAACATCCGAGGCGGCGGTGAGTACGGACCGGACTGGCACCAGGCCGCGCTCGGCGCGGACCGGCCGCGAGCCTACGAGGACTTCGCGGCCGTCGCCGAGGACCTCGTGGCGCGGGGCATCACCACCCCGGCCATGCTGGGCGCCACGGGGGGAAGCAACGGCGGCCTGCTCATGGGCGCGATGCTCAGCCGCTACCCGCACCTGTTCGGCGCGATCGTCGTGCAGGTACCGCTGCTGGACATGCTCCGCTTCCACAAGCTCCTCGCAGGCGCGTCCTGGATGGCCGAATACGGCAACCCGGACACCGAAGCCGATCGCCCCCACCTCCGCGCAATCTCCCCCTACCACCAGTTCACCGCGGACCGGGTCTACCCGCCGGTTCTGCTGACCACCTCCACCCGTGACGACCGCGTCCACCCCGGCCATGCCCGCAAGGCGGCCGCACGGTTGCGCGAGCTCGGTCACCCGGTCCTCTTCCACGAGAACACCGGCGGTGGCCATGCGGGCGCCAGCGACAACGAACAGTCCGCCCACAACGAGGCCCTGGTGCACACCTTCCTGTGGCAGCACCTCGCACCACCGGTACGGTCGGCCACGGGCTGA